One Magnolia sinica isolate HGM2019 chromosome 2, MsV1, whole genome shotgun sequence genomic window, TAATTAAGGGAGCGAGAGACGATGATACGGTGAAGCCCAAATGTCCGAAATACAGCAGAGCCATCCACGTGGCAAGGTAATTTATCATTCAGGACGGTACGTCTAGTTACCCATGATGGGGATTGCAAATGGTTTGTAGATCGAGGATCCCAGCCATCAGATCAGTGACCTTCAAAAGAAATGGACAAGATCGTCTAATAGGTCTGATCTTAGAAATTTAATCCATCCACAaaagggcccaccagatgaacggcccCGATCGATACTTCACCCTACCAAACACACCgtagagagatggctctaccatttTCGTTCTCCCCGTATCATCCTCCTAGTAGTTTCACCCAGACTGCAGGTGCATGGTCTTAGTCATCATGATAATGAAATCATCCATGTCCACCTCCCCTTTCCCATCCCTGGCCACATTACAAACCATCCTCTCGCAATCCTCAGGACTCCTCTCTTTCCCCAACCTCTTCAGCAACCCCTCCAGATCCTTTGCGTTAATCCTCCTATCACCGTCCAAATCACACAAGGAAAACGCAGTCTCTATTTCAAGAAGTCTAATGCCTCCTCCGTTGTTGTGCACTTCCATGAACTCCTTAAAATTAATACACCCGTCGCGGTCCGAATCGGCCGCGTTCACCATCTTCTCTGCCTCTTCCGCCATGTCCTTGCCTCGCAATTCTGTCAGCACCTTTTGGAGATCCTTCACAGAGATCTTATTGTCTCTGTCTTTGTCGATCATTTTGAAAACCTCTTTCATCTCGTCAGCATTTGGAATGTACTTCCTTGATAGATTCGATGGTATCCGGCTTTTGCTAGAGGAGGCCCGTGAGAGCACCTTTGATGGAAGCTTCTTCATGTTTTCTATGAATTGAAGGAATTCAAGGATTTTCAGAGAAGATTGCATTCCGGGAGGGTGGTGATGTTAAAATCGGAGGATGAATATTTGCATGTAAGCAAAcgatctctttatatatatatatatatatatagtagtttGATTCCTCCTTGGATGAGCGCAAGGCTAGAGGTTCTCGTGTAAATGgggtataaggtgggccccacatccgatGGAGAATAAGGTGGACCCACATCCAATTCTATTATCCCACATGGTGTGGGACCCGAATTTCCTATAGGGAGCCCGTGCAACAAAAGTTCGTgagggggcccaccttggatgttggATCAGCCCATCATCTgcgccggaaacggattggctactccccctgccaccagcccggtggttggtggtcggttctctgtgggccccaccatgatgtcccaaaaatgagagggatataaatcagttggaccacaccacaggaaaacaatagtgattggatatccaccattaaaatcctcctaaggcccactttactatttatttaacatccaatctgttgattaggtcatacagacccagatcaagggaaaaaacaaagatcatattgatccaaaacttttattgcccccaaaaattttttaatggtcgacgttcattcaacactgtttcctataatgtggtccacttgagattgtaatatacataatttttggtctcatgtcataaaatgatctaaaaaaatatatgaatggcatgaatgaaacacatacatcatggtgggacccacggagtagccaatctgcttccatctgCACCagcttatgttttttttttttttttttaaagatccaaTTCATAGTGAATacacgaacccttgaccgggtgttaagacatgagctcaaaaatcagactgatgaccCCTCCCTTACCCTGGTCGATAACGTAGGTGCTAGAAAAGCTTTGTGGGCACACgtcatgtatttgttttatcacggtgtccatccatttttccggctcATCCTAGGAAATAAAcctagaaatgaggcagatccaaatctcaggtgtactacacacatgaaacagtgatgattgaatgtcaaccattgaaaacttattagaggccttaaaagttttgaatcaagctgatatttgtttttcctctcatccAAGCATgcctatgtgacctaatcaacaggttggatggcatgtaaacatcacagtaTGCCtgaggaaatttttaatggtgagcatgcaataaccactgtttcctgtagtgtggtccactgatacttagatctgtctaatttttaggTACATGCCCTAAAActagctgataaaatggatggccagagtggataaaacacatacatcatggtggggctcacagcacCATGTAGTAAGATCTCCATAGTGGAGGGGTCATACCGAATCCCAGTCCTTCAGTGACAGGCATTCCCATTCCGACTTTTTCCCTGTGGTGTTGCCCACATGAGATTTCGATCCACCCGAATTTGTTTTTCCACATCTTAGCATGAGCTGCTGTAAATGATGAATAAAATGTGTCACAAACACATCAGGGTGGTCGAAGATAGATTCATTGCTGCATTGCAGGCAATTCGCGCCCCATTTTCAgttggagtgcaattttagttcTACATCATTTCCTTGAGAGGTTTGACCATAGCAGTTTGACCTGCGGttggttcggtgatccaaaccattgatcaggtGAGGTAATCTACAAGGGTGGAATATCCTCAACTTCCATGGTTTAATAAGACAGTCCACACTTAAAGGAAGAGAATCAAAAGATCAAACGATCAAGAGCTcgagaaaatttattttatttttaatcagaTAAATGATAAGTTCCATCATATAAACGGGTTCCAGTAGCTGAACCAATGACCCAGATCGAACGGCTATAGTGGCGGTATCGTATAACAACGTATGTTCACAAACCTCTTTGCAAAATACTCGAGAATCGAAATGCCTTCGCTGTTTCAAAGAGACCAAAGAGAGAATGTATTCTTGAGTGGACCAGATGTGTTGAATTCCCTTTATTCTCACTCTTTCTTATCTTCAGCGATGGAATTGCTTTTCACCCAAACGTGGGGACCGTGGAAAGAGGAATGATCGTGTccgatggaagcggattgcgtcatGCATTACGGATTCACGGCATATGTGGGACCACCGTGGTGTAtgggatttatccacaccgtccatcaatctgACAGTTATGCTCTTCCTTCATcgaggtctgtttgaccttatgaacagcttggatggcaactaaacatcacggtggaccctaggaaggtttcgtcGGTGAGGTCATTATCACTGCCGCTTCCTgtgtgtggtccccttgagccttggtgacgcaggggaggacgtgaggtcgagcaccgtctccctcaagaggataactattccgaatccacggaacttctctggactcctcacagagacttctcgaatccacgaggaaagaaagcagaaaatagaaataaattctaataaattcgaaattgattgatgaattaataaaatcgagttcacaaccctttaaataagggtatcaagcaatgggaaagaaatcataatcaaactacaactcaaactcctagaatccgcgacttactataaatagtaaacttactatttatagacggtcgtgatgtctactagtgcgcaaggtttttggccaaaaatagtaagtgtcctatttggcttcaccaaaccgttcccctaattattctaagctcttttcacgttgggcgcaactcctaaagcccaacggatgaagagttatagtcaaactaaaacttactatttatagtaaaaacaaaattaaaatagggaaacgaccgtcaattcaggggtttttcacaattctgggcttcataacccggcatagccgggttggttggctaaagtagctcgttctaccccaaaatcatatactttacgtcgataactcattccagattgtgagatacgcccaatctaaggtccggcaatccggatcacttctgtcgtcgaccgggccttttctgatccatcttagccatgaaactgtctgcgacccgctctacatcagtcccctccacttcaaaagaactcgtcctcgagttctcatcatgcgctggttcatgatactcgaacaagtccgcgacgttgaaagtccgtgagatcgccatgtcatctggaagatcaacaacataagcattgtcattgatctttcggatgattggtaccggtccaatctttttattcttcaacttattgTACGTTCCGGTtgaaaatcgttctttgcgcagatggaccattacttggtcacccacctcgaacactttttgtcgccgatgcttgtcggcttgctccttgtatttttcgttcgaggcatgtaacttggtttgtacttccgcatgaatgcccatgatcttgtcagccatatgttccgctgcaatgctcatgcctgggagcttgggcagagggaccaagtctagtgtgtggcgagggactcgtccataaataacttggaatggggattttcctgtcgagcggttcaccatgttgttgaatgcaaactccgcttgagacaaagccaaatcccactgcttcggtttttctcctgaaatacatcgaaggaggtttcccaacgtgcgattcacaacctcagtttgccggtggtaggcgctgctgaactgaagtcgtgtatcgaatcgagtccacaaagtccgccaaaagtggcttatgaacttcgtgtcacggtcagaagtaatagtcttaggaaccccatgtagccgcacaatttctctgaagaatagattcgccacgtgtgttgcatcgagagtctttttgcatggaataaagtgcgccatcttggagaaacgatctactaccacgaacaccgaatccatgccgcgttgtgttcgtgggagaccaagcacgaagtccatagataaatcctcccaagggccgtcaggcacgggtaacggagtgtaaaggcctgtattatgagattgccccttagaggtctgacaaatataacaaagtTGGACggtctttcccacatcacgtatcaATTAccgccagtaataccgttcttccacaagagctcgcgtcttgtctcgcccaaggtgtccactgaggccacctccatgtagctcttggattatctgttcccttagcgaactgtttgggatgcacaatcgatttcccttgaaaaggaacccgtcttgcatatgtaagtcgccagggtgaccttcttggcatctaacccatacgtccttgaagtcgtcgtcgtcggcatatatgtctttgaggcgctcgaacccgacaacctcattgctcatagtgactaacaaagttgcacagtaactcagtgcatcagctactttgttctgttgccctgagttatgttttagtacgaatgtgaattcctacaaaaatgagatccatctagcatgcacatagttaatgttagcttgactattaatgaatttgagagcttgatggttcgTGTAAAATATGAATTCCCCTTGAATAAAATAATGTCGCCAATACCGCAGTGCCTGAACCACTGCGTATAACTCTATCTCATATGTAAACCACTTCTTACGTACATCACTAAGTTTCtcgttgtagaaggctaccggcccaccctcttgagacaaaactctcccaattccgacatatgaggtaTCACATTAGACTTtaaatagtttgtcgaagttgggagtacaagaaccggggttgtGGATAATCtacgcttgatttcggcaaagctcctgtcggcttcgtcagtccactgaaactgccatttcttcatgcaatctatgaTTGATGATACAATGGtattgaaatttttcacgaaccgatgatagaatgtcgtcagtccatgaaaacttcgcactttgtGAATATTtataggaaccggccattctctgattgccttcaccttttcctcatgcacccgaatgcccgtggatgttacgacaaaactCAGGAACAATAGGTTATCAGTCATGAAGTTGCactttttaaattgaggtacagcTTATTTTTAGTGACTTGAAGGACCTTTtcgaggtgttccatatgggtggtttcgtcttgatcgtatatcaaaatatcatcgaagtaaaccacaacgaaccgcccaatgaaaggtttcagaacttggttcatcaatctcataaatgtgctaggcgcattcgaaagcccgaagggcatgaccatccattcgtataatccttccttggttttaaaggctgttttccactcatcacctgaccgtattcgaatctgatggtagccgctccttaggtccaatttagagaatatttttgcaccctctagcatgtccagcatatcgtccaaccgtggtataggaaacctgtattttatggtgattttgttgatggctcggctgtcaacacacatgcgccaactcccatctttctttggagttaatagagctggtacagcacatggactcatgctctcccgaataagacccttacggattaactcctctacttgtccctgcagaatctcgcactcattcggactcattcgataatggggacgattcggtaaactggacccagggacaaagtcgatatggtgttggatatcccgcatggggggtaacccatcaggaaggtcatcgggccagatttcctTGAATTCATGTAACAGGAGCCTTAGTATTTCAgagatgttggtaggctcgagttcttccccttttacaattaatgcataagtctgtcctgtttcctttgattcttccacgaagtcccgtatggttaagagaaaacggccctccactttagaagtttcaggtggtccctctggatccataggggccaatatggtctttcggccgtccttgacgaagatatatatattatctcgccctttatgagtggcatcacggtcagattgccagggccgaccgagtagtatgtgacatgcttccatgtcgaccacatcgcatactacttcatccttataatatttgccaattgaaaaggatattgtgcaccgttcagttacctttgtttcgctgaccttcttgatccaaccgattgtatatggagagggatgacgctccgttttcaattgtaatttttccaccatgaccttggagacgatgttttcgctactcccactatcaatgatcacatcGCAAacttttcgattcaccgtacacctagtgcggaagatgttatgccgctgtggatgcacttcttttcttggcgcatataatagtcgcctcacgacaagcgactcgccgtgatcttgctgaatccaacctgaatcatctgcctcgtcctcggtggtatgctcctgttcttcaatatctggatcttcataagcgttatcagcactaccatcattgatggcgaggtttgccacttttcgctggggacaagtatttgataggtggcccggttggccacaacgatagcagttatcgggccttggccgagcataggggttcgggattctacttggaccagcagcagtcgatacgcccctttggggtctagcttgaccacttccctgatctcggttctcaaatgtaggaggttgagtgcgtgctcctacgggctccttccccttaggctgtgcagttccctggggcgaCTCGCCGCGacgtaggataggtccgtgtgttaggacgttcaagttgcacttcgcacgagtagccaacttgatcgcatcattcatcggccagacggactgcatctggacgcGATCCtcgatagccatacgcaatccaccgttgaatcgggcgacttgccgCGATTCAGactctcgaccaaatcgttacgcgcgaagcggtaaaattcttctgcgtattctctcaccgaccgactacccgtcgacaattttggtattgttggaataatacccgatcgtaatcgctaggagGAATCGGCACGTAGTAGCCGCTTCATCCGCGccagtgcggattggtgctttcatctgtttggttcgcgcgagttgcagttgttcccaccaagctgaagctcctcctttcaacttgtaggccacaagcttgaccttctttgcttcagggatgtccatatagtcgaaaaatcgctcaacttcagaaagtcaatcgaggaaatcctcaatgtgtagttggccattgaagctaggaatatcaaccctcatcttgaattctcgatccgttcgatctactcgatcgccgccatgtctggggtgttggaagattatgtcgtcaatttcctcctcactggagcccccttcctcaggaatgacccttggatgtactgccggtactatcctgcgatcagggcgattaattgggggtggaggattgccaccaggaacacggagttgccttaggttttccgccaagagatccgctatgcggtcgatggaagcctgcagcccttgcatggcttgctgattctctcgttgcgctacttcaaaagctgccgccgttaaaggtaaattccctggagcaccgcccatgggattgttgcccgacccgtcgttagaagccatcaatccgaggagaaacctcgctttgataccaaactgacgcaggggaggacgtgaggtcgagcaccgtcttcctcaagaggataactattccgaatccacggaacttctctggactcctcacagagacttctcgaatccacgaggaaagaaagcagaaaatagaaataaattctaataaattcgaaattgattgatgaattaataaaatcgagttcacaaccctttaaataagggtatcaagcaatgggaaagaaatcataatcaaactacaactcaaactcctagaatccgcgacttactataaatagtaaacttactatttatagacggtcgtgatg contains:
- the LOC131236240 gene encoding calcium-binding protein CML24-like, whose translation is MHSSLKIVQFLQRIESTKKLPSKVLSRASSSKSRIPSNLSRKYIPNADEMKEVFKMIDKDRDNKISVKDLQKVLTELRGKDMAEEAEKMVNAADSDRDGCINFKEFMEVHNNGGGIRLLEIETAFSLCDLDGDRRINAKDLEGLLKRLGKERSPEDCERMVCNVARDGKGEVDMDDFIIMMTKTMHLQSG